The Halarchaeum grantii genome includes a window with the following:
- the ilvB gene encoding biosynthetic-type acetolactate synthase large subunit, translating to MSESETERTTEKGDDTLPTGAASVVAALEDAGVEAAFGVQGGAIMPIYDALYQSDIEHITMAHEQGAAHAADAYGAVTGDPGVCLATSGPGATNLVTGIADADMDSEPMLALTGQVATDMVGNDAFQEADTTGITRPVTKASYFASDPDTVGDTVGEAFALARDGRQGPTLVDLPKDVSNTEDVARPGPAEGPETHVVPDEADPDEVSRAAHALANAERPVILAGGGVIKGDATEELRQFAVDHGVPVVTTMPGVGAFDETHDLAMEMAGMHGTGYANMAITHCDVMLAVGTRFDDRLTGGVDTFAPEAEIAHVDIDASEISKNVHADYPLVGDASTVLRQLDDALPRAPDAEGWRDRCLHWKEEYPMDYDAPEDDPLKPQFVVEAFSEATDDDTIVTTGVGQHQMWAVQYWTFTEPRTWISSHGLGTMGYGLPAAIGAKVAAPEQEVVCFDGDGSFLMTVQGLSVAVRENLDLTVCVLNNEAVGMVRQWQDAFFEGRRMASEYPWGPDFATLAEAFGAKGFTLDDYDEVADTIQAARDYDGPSVIDCHIDPREDVYPMVASGGANGLFALQEEHL from the coding sequence ATGAGCGAGAGCGAAACCGAACGAACCACGGAGAAGGGCGACGACACGCTCCCCACCGGAGCGGCGTCCGTCGTCGCCGCGCTCGAGGACGCCGGCGTCGAGGCCGCCTTCGGCGTCCAGGGCGGGGCGATCATGCCGATCTACGACGCGCTCTACCAGAGCGATATCGAGCACATCACGATGGCGCACGAGCAGGGCGCCGCGCACGCCGCAGACGCCTACGGCGCCGTCACCGGCGACCCCGGCGTCTGCCTCGCGACCTCCGGTCCGGGCGCGACCAACCTCGTGACCGGCATCGCGGACGCCGACATGGACTCCGAGCCGATGTTGGCGCTCACCGGGCAGGTCGCGACCGACATGGTCGGCAACGACGCCTTCCAGGAGGCCGACACCACCGGCATCACGCGCCCCGTCACGAAGGCGAGTTACTTCGCGAGCGACCCCGACACCGTCGGCGACACCGTCGGCGAGGCGTTCGCGCTCGCTCGCGACGGCCGGCAGGGTCCGACGCTCGTCGACCTGCCGAAGGACGTCTCGAACACGGAGGACGTCGCCCGTCCCGGCCCCGCCGAGGGCCCGGAGACGCACGTCGTCCCCGACGAGGCCGACCCCGACGAGGTGAGTCGTGCCGCGCACGCGCTCGCGAACGCCGAGCGGCCGGTCATCCTCGCGGGCGGCGGCGTCATCAAGGGCGACGCGACCGAGGAGCTCCGGCAGTTCGCCGTCGACCACGGGGTTCCCGTCGTCACGACGATGCCGGGCGTCGGCGCGTTCGACGAGACCCACGACCTCGCCATGGAGATGGCGGGCATGCACGGCACCGGTTACGCGAACATGGCGATCACGCACTGCGACGTCATGCTCGCCGTCGGCACGCGCTTCGACGACCGCCTCACGGGCGGCGTCGACACGTTCGCGCCCGAGGCCGAGATCGCGCACGTCGACATCGACGCCTCCGAGATCTCGAAGAACGTCCACGCGGACTACCCGCTCGTCGGCGACGCCAGCACGGTCCTGCGCCAGCTCGACGACGCGCTGCCGCGCGCGCCGGACGCCGAGGGGTGGCGCGACCGCTGTCTCCACTGGAAGGAGGAGTACCCGATGGACTACGACGCCCCCGAGGACGACCCGCTCAAGCCGCAGTTCGTCGTCGAGGCGTTCAGCGAGGCGACCGACGACGACACCATCGTCACGACGGGCGTCGGCCAGCACCAGATGTGGGCCGTCCAGTACTGGACGTTCACCGAGCCCCGAACGTGGATCTCGAGTCACGGCCTCGGGACGATGGGCTACGGCCTCCCCGCCGCCATCGGCGCGAAGGTCGCCGCCCCCGAGCAGGAGGTCGTCTGCTTCGACGGCGACGGCTCCTTCCTGATGACCGTCCAGGGGCTCTCCGTCGCCGTCCGCGAGAACCTCGACCTCACGGTCTGCGTGCTGAACAACGAGGCCGTCGGGATGGTCCGCCAGTGGCAGGACGCCTTCTTCGAGGGCCGCCGGATGGCCTCCGAGTACCCGTGGGGGCCGGACTTCGCGACGCTTGCCGAGGCGTTCGGCGCGAAGGGCTTCACGCTCGACGACTACGACGAGGTCGCGGACACCATTCAGGCCGCCCGCGACTACGACGGCCCGAGCGTCATCGACTGTCACATCGACCCCCGCGAAGACGTCTATCCGATGGTCGCAAGCGGCGGTGCGAACGGCCTCTTCGCGCTTCAGGAGGAGCACCTATGA